The Alcanivorax sediminis genome window below encodes:
- a CDS encoding tetratricopeptide repeat protein, which translates to MKRITLRLTLWLFAIMLYSQASAASIESSLKTLGQTAATEKELEAALHGARHLKPAERFVIENQLRLRLAALQMQQQDFEQARNTLKQINTESPAALQASMLMAESYRLTGQPADARSWFLRTAQHFPYRAATLNGLLSAAHDAQDNNAGLSAALYSEISRQSLFALGQLDLFQESGELDPMAIIFPSHLDEAVRKTLLRRSLRHPRHNLLAQTGQLKESVTAVLALRRRHDVLNSELSELSQTLGQYQQQQQSILQQVAAGDAQLAALMAQVVPNDLGQEQVRIRQQITRLRNQQARLRAQLAFIERSQQALPAIARKLEKQLQDLYQNAQQQLSQSHAAVTDILEETVAQYRAELSDLAAEAQLQRSELLLSSK; encoded by the coding sequence GTGAAACGGATCACACTGAGGCTGACGCTATGGCTTTTTGCCATCATGCTTTACTCGCAAGCGAGCGCCGCATCCATTGAGTCTTCATTAAAAACACTAGGCCAGACAGCCGCGACCGAAAAGGAACTGGAGGCCGCACTGCACGGTGCCCGCCACCTCAAACCTGCTGAACGTTTTGTCATCGAGAACCAGTTAAGGCTCCGATTGGCAGCCTTACAGATGCAGCAACAGGACTTTGAGCAGGCACGCAATACTCTCAAACAAATCAATACCGAAAGCCCGGCAGCCTTGCAGGCGAGTATGCTCATGGCTGAGAGCTATCGGCTAACCGGTCAGCCTGCCGACGCCCGAAGCTGGTTTTTGCGTACTGCCCAGCATTTTCCCTACCGCGCAGCGACACTGAACGGGTTGCTCAGTGCAGCACATGATGCACAGGACAATAACGCCGGACTGTCTGCCGCGCTCTATTCGGAAATCAGCCGGCAAAGCCTTTTCGCACTTGGCCAACTGGACCTGTTTCAGGAAAGCGGCGAGCTGGATCCGATGGCGATTATCTTCCCATCGCATCTTGATGAGGCCGTTCGCAAAACCCTGCTGCGACGGAGCTTGCGACATCCCCGCCATAATTTGCTGGCACAAACTGGCCAGCTCAAGGAATCCGTTACCGCTGTCCTGGCGCTGCGGCGACGCCACGATGTACTGAATAGCGAGCTCAGTGAATTAAGCCAGACTCTTGGCCAGTACCAGCAGCAACAGCAATCCATTCTGCAGCAGGTGGCAGCCGGGGACGCTCAGCTGGCAGCGCTGATGGCGCAAGTAGTGCCGAATGATCTGGGGCAGGAACAAGTCCGAATTCGCCAGCAGATCACCCGGCTCCGCAACCAGCAAGCCCGGCTGCGTGCGCAATTGGCCTTTATCGAGAGAAGCCAGCAGGCACTGCCCGCCATTGCCCGGAAACTGGAAAAGCAACTTCAGGATCTTTATCAAAACGCGCAGCAGCAACTCAGCCAAAGCCATGCTGCCGTCACGGACATCCTTGAAGAAACCGTTGCCCAATACCGTGCCGAACTGTCTGACCTGGCCGCAGAGGCGCAACTACAGCGATCTGAACTGCTGCTCTCCTCAAAGTGA
- a CDS encoding ShlB/FhaC/HecB family hemolysin secretion/activation protein, translating to MLGDKALFSGGVLAACCFFVGAVNAEPSAQQRMFDRLQEQERQRQQQHLEEMQVPGEEIPLQVPLPEASDAPAPCFAIETVKLTTLDGEAHPFGRRITKVARQPQGSCMTMQDIQTLQAVLSNLLIDKGFITSRVLIPEQDVSTGSLLLLIVPGRVEDFEAVGLSRHMLEWAIPASEGDLLNLRDLEQAVETLARLPHLDANMDLAPGEEQGGTIILGQAQWPQRYRGTLVLDEEHYGDITHGTAQAGFDWGGLLGVPDRISLSLNTDLDTEFSDQAWGSGLSYDISHGYWNLALSYNRQEYENTIDGIFQSFESEGATDTSRLELTRTLYRSNKARFSLSLLGAYSDTENRLEDAVIRVSSYHLRAWGGRFNAKYLWGNTQLAGTFTYEQGRGSGPATMLPGDISIADISHTRYQTYLTANRFIKPLYGALSIRLNGQYSDDMLFPSERFSVASSAAVRGYRDIALNGNSAMAAAVQFDFYPPITGPVSVTPFVAYDSGVVPGNSNELGFARIDSATAGARLGFRSLNFTTEVSWPMEQHSTELTNSEYTLHASLYAEI from the coding sequence ATGTTGGGGGATAAAGCACTCTTTAGCGGTGGTGTGCTCGCTGCTTGCTGTTTCTTCGTTGGGGCCGTCAATGCGGAACCCAGCGCGCAGCAGCGCATGTTCGACCGTCTGCAAGAGCAGGAACGTCAGCGTCAGCAGCAGCACCTGGAAGAAATGCAGGTGCCAGGGGAGGAGATCCCCCTGCAAGTACCCCTGCCCGAGGCGTCTGACGCACCAGCGCCCTGCTTTGCCATCGAGACCGTAAAACTGACCACGCTGGATGGTGAGGCGCACCCCTTTGGGCGCCGGATAACCAAGGTGGCCAGGCAGCCCCAGGGTAGCTGCATGACCATGCAGGACATCCAGACCCTGCAAGCCGTCCTATCCAATCTCCTCATCGATAAGGGGTTCATTACCAGTCGCGTACTGATTCCTGAGCAGGATGTGTCCACTGGCAGCCTGCTGCTCCTGATCGTGCCGGGCAGAGTAGAAGACTTTGAGGCGGTTGGGCTGTCCCGGCATATGCTGGAATGGGCTATTCCTGCGTCGGAGGGCGATCTCCTCAATCTCAGGGATCTTGAGCAAGCGGTGGAGACCCTTGCCAGGCTGCCTCATCTCGATGCCAATATGGATCTGGCCCCCGGCGAGGAGCAGGGCGGAACGATCATCCTCGGGCAGGCGCAGTGGCCGCAGCGCTATCGGGGCACCCTGGTGCTGGATGAAGAGCACTACGGCGATATCACCCACGGCACCGCTCAGGCCGGCTTTGACTGGGGGGGCTTGCTCGGCGTTCCGGATCGCATTTCCCTGTCCCTGAATACCGACTTGGACACGGAGTTTTCAGATCAGGCCTGGGGCTCGGGTTTGAGTTATGACATCAGCCACGGTTACTGGAATCTGGCGTTAAGCTACAACCGCCAGGAGTATGAGAATACTATCGATGGGATTTTCCAGTCCTTCGAATCCGAGGGGGCGACGGATACCAGCAGGCTGGAGCTGACTCGTACCCTCTACAGAAGCAACAAGGCGCGTTTCTCGCTTTCCTTGCTGGGCGCGTATTCCGACACTGAAAACCGCCTTGAAGATGCGGTAATTCGGGTCAGCAGTTACCACTTGCGTGCTTGGGGTGGCAGATTCAATGCCAAGTACCTGTGGGGTAATACCCAGTTGGCGGGCACCTTTACCTATGAGCAGGGTAGAGGGTCAGGGCCGGCAACGATGTTGCCGGGGGATATCTCGATTGCCGATATCTCGCACACGAGATATCAGACATATCTTACAGCCAACCGCTTCATAAAACCGTTATATGGAGCTTTATCCATTCGGCTCAATGGGCAATACAGCGATGATATGTTGTTCCCGTCGGAACGGTTTTCCGTCGCTTCCAGTGCGGCGGTCAGGGGGTATCGGGATATTGCTCTTAATGGTAATTCCGCCATGGCGGCTGCCGTTCAATTTGATTTCTATCCTCCCATTACCGGCCCTGTCTCGGTGACCCCGTTTGTTGCCTACGATTCAGGTGTAGTGCCTGGGAACAGCAATGAGCTGGGATTTGCACGCATTGACTCTGCAACTGCCGGGGCCCGGCTGGGTTTTCGCAGCCTGAACTTCACGACGGAAGTGTCATGGCCCATGGAACAGCATTCAACGGAACTGACAAACAGCGAGTACACGCTTCATGCCTCACTTTATGCCGAAATCTGA
- a CDS encoding putative RNA methyltransferase: protein MPTLKCPSCDQILTLSDSTWQCESGHRFDRARRGYTNLLLAQHRRSRSPGDDKDMVQARTAFLELGRYQPLAEMLLSKLPAEPEGDWLDLGCGEGWYTERFARQLGAEQGVGVDISKFAIDAAAKRNKALTWLVASGARLPLFDQSMQRVVVLFTRLFTDDIARVLKPGGELIVVGTGEHHLMPLREALYEDVRQSGFDAGKFLDDRFSLIDSEEVTFEWTPADEQELQNLLTMTPHHWRAKPSAKADIGKLAGKAMPAHFIVQRWARVINS, encoded by the coding sequence ATGCCCACACTGAAATGCCCAAGCTGCGACCAGATCCTCACCCTCTCTGACAGCACCTGGCAGTGCGAGTCAGGGCATCGTTTTGATCGTGCACGGCGCGGCTACACCAATCTGTTGCTGGCCCAGCACCGGCGTTCCCGCTCACCCGGCGATGACAAGGACATGGTGCAGGCACGCACGGCATTTCTGGAGCTGGGCCGCTACCAGCCTCTGGCTGAGATGCTGCTCAGCAAGCTGCCAGCGGAACCCGAAGGCGACTGGCTGGACCTGGGCTGTGGCGAGGGCTGGTATACCGAACGGTTCGCCCGTCAGCTTGGCGCTGAGCAGGGTGTCGGGGTGGATATTTCCAAGTTCGCCATTGATGCCGCGGCCAAACGCAACAAGGCATTAACCTGGCTGGTGGCCAGCGGCGCGCGGCTGCCGCTGTTTGATCAGAGCATGCAGCGGGTGGTGGTGCTGTTCACCCGCTTGTTCACCGATGACATTGCACGGGTGCTGAAGCCTGGCGGCGAATTGATCGTTGTGGGCACGGGCGAGCATCATTTGATGCCGCTGCGCGAGGCCCTCTACGAAGATGTGCGCCAGTCTGGCTTTGATGCCGGAAAGTTTCTGGATGACCGCTTCTCACTGATCGACAGCGAGGAAGTCACATTCGAATGGACGCCCGCAGATGAGCAGGAACTGCAAAACCTGCTGACCATGACTCCTCACCACTGGCGCGCCAAGCCTTCTGCCAAAGCCGATATTGGCAAGCTGGCGGGCAAGGCCATGCCGGCGCACTTTATAGTGCAGCGGTGGGCGAGAGTAATTAATAGTTAA